A region of Chelonia mydas isolate rCheMyd1 chromosome 7, rCheMyd1.pri.v2, whole genome shotgun sequence DNA encodes the following proteins:
- the WNT5A gene encoding protein Wnt-5a isoform X1, with product MEKSIGILVQGGALGTVGSAMASKYLIVVLAIFSCFAQVVIEASSWWSLGMNHMNPMNPVQMSEVYIIGAQPLCSQLAGLSQGQKKLCHLYQDHMQYIGEGAKTGIKECQYQFRHRRWNCSTVDNNSVFGRVMQIGSRETAFTYAVSAAGVVNAMSRACREGELSSCGCSRAARPKDLPRDWLWGGCGDNIEYGYRFAKEFVDARERERIYQKGSYESARILMNLHNNEAGRRTVYNLADVACKCHGVSGSCSLKTCWLQLADFRKVGDALKEKYDSAAAMKLNSRGKLVQVNSRFNTPTIHDLVYIDPSPDYCVRNESTGSLGTQGRLCNKTSEGMDGCELMCCGRGYDQFKTVQTERCHCKFHWCCYVKCKKCTEIVDQFVCK from the exons ATGGAG AAATCCATTGGAATATTAGTCCAAGGAGGTGCTTTGGGGACAGTTGGCAGTGCAATGGCTTCCAAGTACCTCATAGTGGTTCTGGCCATTTTCTCCTGTTTCGCCCAGGTTGTAATAGAAGCCAGCTCTTGGTG GTCTTTAGGTATGAATCATATGAATCCTATGAACCCTGTTCAGATGTCAGAGGTATATATAATAGGAGCACAGCCACTATGTAGTCAACTAGCAGGACTTTCCCAAGGACAGAAGAAACTCTGCCACTTGTATCAGGACCACATGCAGTATATTGGAGAGGGGGCAAAGACAGGCATTAAGGAATGCCAGTATCAGTTCAGACACCGAAGATGGAATTGCAGCACTGTGGATAACAACTCTGTTTTTGGCAGAGTCATGCAGATAG GCAGTAGGGAGACTGCCTTTACTTACGCAGTCAGCGCTGCCGGGGTGGTTAATGCAATGAGTCGCGCCTGCCGAGAGGGGGAGCTCTCCTCCTGCGGCTGCAGCAGGGCGGCCAGGCCCAAAGATTTACCCCGGGACTGGCTGTGGGGTGGCTGTGGGGATAACATCGAATACGGCTACCGCTTCGCCAAGGAGTTTGTGGATGCTCGGGAGCGTGAGAGAATTTATCAGAAAGGCTCTTACGAGAGTGCTAGGATTTTGATGAACCTGCATAACAACGAGGCTGGAAGACGA ACAGTGTATAACTTGGCTGACGTGGCCTGTAAGTGCCATGGGGTGTCTGGCTCCTGCAGCCTGAAGACCTGTTGGCTGCAACTGGCTGATTTCCGCAAAGTGGGCGATGCCCTGAAGGAGAAATATGATAGCGCGGCCGCCATGAAACTCAACAGCCGGGGCAAGCTGGTGCAAGTGAACAGCCGCTTCAACACGCCCACCATCCATGACCTGGTCTACATTGACCCTAGCCCCGACTACTGCGTGCGCAACGAGAGCACCGGTTCCCTGGGCACCCAGGGCCGCCTCTGCAATAAGACCTCAGAGGGCATGGACGGCTGCGAACTCATGTGCTGTGGCCGGGGCTACGACCAGTTCAAGACAGTGCAGACGGAGCGCTGCCACTGCAAGTTCCACTGGTGCTGCTACGTGAAATGCAAGAAGTGCACGGAGATCGTGGACCAGTTTGTGTGCAAATAG
- the WNT5A gene encoding protein Wnt-5a isoform X2, producing the protein MASKYLIVVLAIFSCFAQVVIEASSWWSLGMNHMNPMNPVQMSEVYIIGAQPLCSQLAGLSQGQKKLCHLYQDHMQYIGEGAKTGIKECQYQFRHRRWNCSTVDNNSVFGRVMQIGSRETAFTYAVSAAGVVNAMSRACREGELSSCGCSRAARPKDLPRDWLWGGCGDNIEYGYRFAKEFVDARERERIYQKGSYESARILMNLHNNEAGRRTVYNLADVACKCHGVSGSCSLKTCWLQLADFRKVGDALKEKYDSAAAMKLNSRGKLVQVNSRFNTPTIHDLVYIDPSPDYCVRNESTGSLGTQGRLCNKTSEGMDGCELMCCGRGYDQFKTVQTERCHCKFHWCCYVKCKKCTEIVDQFVCK; encoded by the exons ATGGCTTCCAAGTACCTCATAGTGGTTCTGGCCATTTTCTCCTGTTTCGCCCAGGTTGTAATAGAAGCCAGCTCTTGGTG GTCTTTAGGTATGAATCATATGAATCCTATGAACCCTGTTCAGATGTCAGAGGTATATATAATAGGAGCACAGCCACTATGTAGTCAACTAGCAGGACTTTCCCAAGGACAGAAGAAACTCTGCCACTTGTATCAGGACCACATGCAGTATATTGGAGAGGGGGCAAAGACAGGCATTAAGGAATGCCAGTATCAGTTCAGACACCGAAGATGGAATTGCAGCACTGTGGATAACAACTCTGTTTTTGGCAGAGTCATGCAGATAG GCAGTAGGGAGACTGCCTTTACTTACGCAGTCAGCGCTGCCGGGGTGGTTAATGCAATGAGTCGCGCCTGCCGAGAGGGGGAGCTCTCCTCCTGCGGCTGCAGCAGGGCGGCCAGGCCCAAAGATTTACCCCGGGACTGGCTGTGGGGTGGCTGTGGGGATAACATCGAATACGGCTACCGCTTCGCCAAGGAGTTTGTGGATGCTCGGGAGCGTGAGAGAATTTATCAGAAAGGCTCTTACGAGAGTGCTAGGATTTTGATGAACCTGCATAACAACGAGGCTGGAAGACGA ACAGTGTATAACTTGGCTGACGTGGCCTGTAAGTGCCATGGGGTGTCTGGCTCCTGCAGCCTGAAGACCTGTTGGCTGCAACTGGCTGATTTCCGCAAAGTGGGCGATGCCCTGAAGGAGAAATATGATAGCGCGGCCGCCATGAAACTCAACAGCCGGGGCAAGCTGGTGCAAGTGAACAGCCGCTTCAACACGCCCACCATCCATGACCTGGTCTACATTGACCCTAGCCCCGACTACTGCGTGCGCAACGAGAGCACCGGTTCCCTGGGCACCCAGGGCCGCCTCTGCAATAAGACCTCAGAGGGCATGGACGGCTGCGAACTCATGTGCTGTGGCCGGGGCTACGACCAGTTCAAGACAGTGCAGACGGAGCGCTGCCACTGCAAGTTCCACTGGTGCTGCTACGTGAAATGCAAGAAGTGCACGGAGATCGTGGACCAGTTTGTGTGCAAATAG